The following are encoded in a window of Solibacillus sp. FSL R7-0668 genomic DNA:
- a CDS encoding ABC transporter substrate-binding protein, protein MKMKKSWLLLLLTVVIGLVISACSSSDDGGDTASPGNKEGDSEPVGEVPQEIVVRVNDDPDFLDPHKATASISYQMILNIFEGLMAPETDGSLKEGIAESYEIAEDGLTYTFKIRPGVKFHNGDDITIEDIQYSFDRLMGKSGGEKMSNNFDNVASTAALDANTFVITLKEPNSNFLYSLTARQSAIIPKSNDGKHNESPIGTGPFAYVKYSPGTNLVLKKNENYWKEGLPYLDKVTFTFQSDDQAAIMSLMANEVDLTSVPWQRISEVEGSHNLSHQNNNSSLIVTFNESKAPFDNVKVRQAINYAISKPDIIDSIFEGYAVPLGSNMSPAMGDYQKTGLEKMYTHDVEKAKALLAEAGYPDGFKTKITVSSHNDMYSNIAQIVVANLKEIGVDVEIEVVEWGIWLDRVYFGRDYQMTTIDLTGRASAYEILNDYISTNDGENFFLFKDAEYDQIMTDVLKETDQANQIAYYHRAQEILAEQSPAVYIADYQIIWGSDKQVSGLKSYPFWFHDMSEVKFSN, encoded by the coding sequence ATGAAAATGAAAAAAAGTTGGTTATTACTTTTACTAACAGTAGTAATAGGTCTTGTAATCAGTGCTTGTTCTTCAAGTGATGATGGAGGAGATACTGCGAGCCCGGGCAACAAGGAGGGAGATAGTGAGCCAGTAGGTGAAGTACCACAAGAAATCGTCGTGCGTGTCAATGATGACCCAGACTTTTTAGATCCACATAAAGCGACAGCATCGATTTCTTACCAAATGATTCTCAATATTTTTGAAGGACTGATGGCACCAGAAACAGATGGTTCATTAAAAGAAGGTATTGCAGAGAGCTATGAAATCGCAGAGGACGGTTTGACGTACACATTTAAAATCCGCCCAGGTGTGAAATTCCACAATGGTGATGATATAACAATAGAAGATATTCAATATTCTTTTGACCGTTTAATGGGTAAAAGTGGTGGTGAGAAAATGTCGAATAACTTCGATAATGTCGCTTCAACAGCAGCACTCGATGCCAACACGTTTGTCATTACGTTAAAAGAACCAAACTCGAATTTCTTATATTCATTAACAGCACGTCAATCTGCGATCATCCCAAAAAGTAATGATGGTAAGCATAATGAAAGCCCAATCGGCACAGGACCATTTGCATATGTGAAATATTCTCCAGGTACAAATCTGGTGTTAAAAAAGAACGAAAACTACTGGAAAGAGGGCTTACCTTATTTAGATAAAGTCACATTTACATTCCAATCAGATGATCAAGCAGCAATCATGAGTTTGATGGCCAATGAGGTCGACTTAACGAGTGTACCTTGGCAACGTATAAGTGAAGTGGAAGGTAGTCATAATTTATCGCATCAAAATAATAACTCATCGTTAATCGTGACATTTAACGAATCAAAAGCTCCATTTGATAATGTAAAAGTTCGACAAGCGATTAACTATGCAATTAGTAAACCCGATATCATTGACTCTATTTTTGAAGGTTATGCAGTACCGCTTGGCTCGAATATGAGTCCAGCTATGGGTGATTACCAGAAAACGGGATTGGAAAAAATGTATACACATGATGTGGAAAAGGCAAAAGCATTGCTAGCAGAGGCAGGCTATCCTGACGGCTTTAAAACAAAAATTACAGTATCATCACACAATGATATGTATTCGAATATCGCACAAATCGTTGTTGCCAATTTAAAAGAAATCGGTGTGGATGTGGAAATTGAAGTCGTGGAGTGGGGTATTTGGCTAGACCGCGTTTACTTCGGTCGTGATTATCAAATGACGACAATTGACTTAACAGGGCGGGCTTCTGCCTATGAAATCTTAAATGATTATATCTCAACAAATGATGGTGAAAACTTTTTCTTATTTAAAGATGCTGAGTACGACCAGATTATGACAGATGTACTGAAAGAAACAGACCAGGCCAATCAAATTGCGTACTATCATCGTGCACAAGAAATTTTAGCAGAGCAATCACCTGCTGTTTATATCGCGGATTATCAAATTATTTGGGGTTCAGATAAACAGGTAAGTGGACTGAAGAGCTATCCATTCTGGTTCCATGATATGTCTGAGGTGAAGTTCTCTAACTAG
- a CDS encoding P1 family peptidase has product MFGNITDVPGVKVGHAENRDAITGCTALLVENGAVCGVDVRGSAPGTRETDALDPINAIDRVHGICLAGGSAFGLEAATGVMRYLEEKGVGIDAGVTKIPIVPSAVLFDLFIGDAHVRPTAKMGYEAAANAQVGAFANGNIGAGYGATVGKMAGPQFCMKGGLGSASTVGKDNLIVGAIVAVNAVGDVKDPDTREILAGARNSETASWIDSCAYLAEHAQSQALAGTNTTIGVIAVNAQITKAEAKKIAQLTQNALARTIYPVHTMLDGDTIFVLGTGDKSYSVDYIGQLATQVMEEAILAGVKSADKLANTESYSSIQNA; this is encoded by the coding sequence ATGTTTGGCAATATTACCGATGTCCCTGGTGTGAAGGTGGGACATGCAGAAAATAGGGATGCGATTACTGGATGCACAGCCCTACTTGTCGAAAACGGTGCAGTATGTGGTGTTGATGTGCGAGGTTCTGCACCTGGCACACGTGAAACAGATGCGCTTGATCCTATTAATGCCATTGATCGTGTGCATGGCATTTGCTTAGCTGGTGGTAGCGCATTTGGTTTAGAGGCTGCGACAGGTGTCATGCGTTATTTAGAGGAAAAAGGGGTCGGCATTGACGCAGGCGTTACAAAAATTCCAATCGTCCCAAGTGCCGTACTGTTTGATTTATTTATCGGGGATGCACACGTAAGACCTACAGCGAAAATGGGTTATGAAGCGGCGGCAAATGCGCAAGTCGGTGCATTTGCTAACGGTAATATTGGTGCGGGATATGGCGCAACTGTAGGTAAAATGGCAGGTCCACAATTTTGCATGAAAGGGGGATTGGGAAGTGCCTCTACCGTAGGAAAAGACAATCTTATTGTCGGAGCGATTGTTGCGGTTAACGCAGTGGGAGATGTGAAAGACCCTGATACAAGGGAGATACTGGCAGGTGCGCGCAACTCGGAAACTGCTAGTTGGATCGATAGCTGTGCTTATTTAGCAGAACATGCTCAATCACAAGCACTTGCAGGAACGAATACTACAATTGGGGTCATTGCTGTGAATGCACAAATAACGAAAGCGGAGGCGAAAAAAATTGCGCAACTAACACAAAATGCACTCGCACGTACAATCTATCCTGTCCATACGATGTTGGATGGCGATACGATTTTTGTGTTAGGTACAGGAGACAAATCCTATTCTGTGGACTATATTGGGCAGTTAGCGACGCAAGTAATGGAAGAAGCGATCCTTGCAGGGGTCAAATCAGCTGACAAATTAGCCAATACCGAAAGCTATTCAAGTATTCAAAATGCCTAA
- a CDS encoding ABC transporter ATP-binding protein, producing the protein MPKKDVLLKINHLKAYFPVKRKSMKEAKKVVKAVDDISLEIYHGETLGIVGESGSGKSTFGRTILKLVEPTAGEILYKGQQIQHLKGSKLQNYRNQMQMIFQDPFASLNPRMRIGAIIEEPMALQLTLTKEQRKKRVKELLQKVGLSEDAVHKYPHEFSGGQRQRIGIARALAINPEFIIADEPVSALDVSVQSQVLNLLMDLQDEFQLTYLFISHDLSVVKHISDRVAVLYLGRIVELGTKNELYANPLHPYTQALLSAIPVVSFDAPKPTIPLQGELPSPMNPPVGCVFHTRCPFVMEKCLQVRPTMQEINEHQRVSCFLYDK; encoded by the coding sequence ATGCCAAAGAAGGATGTCTTACTTAAAATCAATCATTTAAAAGCCTATTTTCCAGTGAAGCGGAAGTCGATGAAAGAAGCAAAAAAAGTCGTCAAAGCAGTCGATGATATTTCCTTAGAAATTTATCACGGTGAGACACTTGGAATTGTAGGTGAGTCTGGGTCCGGGAAGTCAACGTTTGGACGCACAATTTTGAAGCTTGTTGAACCAACAGCAGGTGAAATTTTGTATAAAGGGCAGCAAATCCAGCATTTGAAAGGTAGTAAATTGCAAAATTATCGTAATCAAATGCAGATGATATTTCAAGATCCATTTGCGTCCCTTAATCCTCGTATGCGAATTGGTGCCATTATTGAAGAACCAATGGCATTACAATTGACGCTTACAAAAGAGCAACGTAAAAAACGGGTCAAGGAGCTATTGCAAAAAGTAGGCTTATCAGAAGATGCGGTGCATAAATATCCGCATGAATTTTCTGGTGGTCAGCGACAGCGTATTGGCATAGCACGAGCCCTTGCTATAAATCCAGAATTTATTATTGCAGATGAACCAGTGTCAGCACTTGATGTATCGGTGCAATCGCAAGTTCTGAATTTACTGATGGATTTGCAAGATGAATTTCAATTGACGTATTTATTCATCTCGCATGATTTGAGTGTCGTTAAACATATTAGTGATCGTGTAGCCGTGCTTTATCTCGGTCGAATTGTAGAATTAGGTACGAAAAATGAATTGTATGCGAATCCACTGCATCCATATACACAGGCATTATTATCTGCGATTCCGGTTGTCAGCTTTGATGCACCGAAACCGACCATTCCGTTGCAGGGAGAGCTACCGAGTCCGATGAACCCACCTGTAGGTTGTGTGTTTCATACGCGTTGTCCGTTTGTGATGGAGAAGTGTCTTCAAGTGCGACCTACCATGCAAGAAATAAACGAACATCAACGTGTTTCCTGCTTTTTATATGATAAATAG
- a CDS encoding ABC transporter ATP-binding protein: MEPINTQQVLLEVSNLKIQFQLKNGKQAKVVDDVSFTIHKGETVALVGESGSGKSITSLAIMRLLPIPPGEITAGTIHFNGNNLLDYKNKEMSHIRGNDISMVFQEPMTSLDPVFTIGNQLIESIRRHQKVTKKQAREKAIHLLQEVGIANADKVIAEYPHQLSGGMRQRVMIAIAMSNNPQLLIADEPTTALDVTVQAQILNLMMKMKQEHRSAILFITHDMSVVAETADRVMVMYAGQIVEEAPVRELFLNPQHPYTTALLKTMPSLQTDVERLPSIPGIVPPAYALPEGCRFAPRCQFAMEQCHTLQPEVLDVTKAHKVRCHLFSEKGERAYAKEGCLT, translated from the coding sequence ATGGAACCAATAAACACGCAACAGGTGCTATTAGAGGTAAGCAATTTGAAAATTCAATTCCAGCTGAAAAATGGCAAGCAAGCCAAAGTAGTGGATGATGTGAGTTTTACCATTCACAAAGGCGAAACCGTCGCACTCGTAGGTGAATCAGGAAGTGGTAAAAGTATTACGTCGCTTGCCATTATGCGCCTACTTCCGATACCACCGGGGGAAATCACAGCTGGCACAATCCACTTTAACGGCAATAATCTATTAGACTACAAAAATAAAGAGATGAGTCATATACGCGGCAATGACATTAGTATGGTTTTCCAAGAGCCGATGACTTCACTTGATCCGGTTTTTACGATTGGCAATCAACTAATAGAATCGATTCGGAGACATCAAAAAGTGACCAAAAAACAAGCACGTGAAAAAGCTATTCATCTTTTACAAGAGGTAGGCATTGCCAATGCAGACAAAGTGATTGCTGAATATCCACATCAATTATCAGGTGGGATGCGTCAACGTGTCATGATAGCTATTGCGATGTCGAATAATCCGCAGCTTCTGATTGCAGATGAGCCAACAACTGCACTAGATGTAACAGTGCAAGCACAAATATTGAACTTAATGATGAAAATGAAGCAGGAGCATCGGTCAGCCATTTTATTTATTACGCATGATATGAGTGTCGTTGCGGAGACGGCTGATCGTGTCATGGTCATGTATGCAGGTCAAATTGTTGAAGAAGCACCAGTGAGGGAGCTGTTTTTAAATCCGCAACATCCATATACGACAGCCTTGTTAAAAACGATGCCGAGTCTGCAGACGGATGTAGAAAGATTGCCGTCTATCCCGGGCATTGTCCCACCTGCGTACGCGTTACCTGAAGGATGTCGCTTTGCACCACGTTGTCAATTTGCGATGGAACAGTGTCACACCCTTCAACCAGAAGTACTGGATGTTACGAAAGCACATAAAGTACGTTGCCACTTATTCTCAGAGAAGGGGGAGCGTGCCTATGCCAAAGAAGGATGTCTTACTTAA
- a CDS encoding aldehyde dehydrogenase family protein, whose translation MQKIPMLINGNWVYADEERFLDVMNPSTGEVLAQISNANEAQVNEAIRAARVAFDSEEWRKVKAFERGQLLIELAQYIREHAEEWSLLECRDVGKPLSQARADIEAAARYFEFYGGAADKVMGDTIPIEDGILNAVVLEPVGITVHIVPWNYPIQITARSVAAAIATGNAVIVKSAEDTPLTTHAITKWFADKVPAGIFQHVTGLGSDVGPLLTSHPDINHITFTGSVSTGIAVMQAAAKNIVPVTLELGGKSPNIVFADAPMEQALDGVLRAIIQNAGQTCSAGARLLIEESAKEVFLTQLVERFKVLKVGPGEADLDMGPLLNKRQFMNISGRLQQAREDGYVVVGGETLTIEGYGKGYYVQPTILDGMEDTHVLAQEEIFGPVLTVFSFDTVEKAIALANSTQYGLVAGVWSKDLDTAHYVASRVQAGQVFINNYGAAGGIQMPFGGYKKSGIGREKGFVALRNYTQMKNIAIRYALPN comes from the coding sequence ATGCAAAAAATTCCAATGTTGATAAATGGCAATTGGGTTTACGCGGATGAAGAACGATTCCTAGATGTAATGAATCCGTCTACTGGTGAAGTGCTGGCGCAAATTAGTAATGCAAATGAAGCGCAAGTCAATGAAGCGATACGCGCGGCACGTGTGGCATTTGACAGTGAAGAATGGCGCAAGGTGAAGGCATTTGAGCGGGGTCAGCTACTAATCGAGTTAGCACAATATATACGTGAGCATGCGGAAGAATGGAGTTTACTAGAGTGCCGAGATGTCGGGAAGCCGTTATCACAAGCGCGTGCAGATATTGAAGCGGCAGCTCGTTATTTTGAGTTTTATGGTGGAGCGGCGGATAAAGTGATGGGGGATACCATTCCGATTGAAGATGGTATTTTAAATGCGGTAGTACTGGAGCCAGTTGGAATTACCGTACATATCGTACCGTGGAACTATCCGATTCAAATTACAGCAAGAAGTGTCGCAGCTGCCATTGCCACAGGTAATGCGGTGATTGTGAAAAGTGCGGAAGATACGCCACTAACGACGCATGCAATAACGAAGTGGTTTGCGGATAAAGTGCCGGCAGGAATTTTCCAGCATGTTACAGGCTTAGGGAGTGATGTTGGACCACTATTAACGTCGCATCCAGACATTAATCACATTACTTTTACTGGTTCTGTCTCAACAGGCATTGCCGTGATGCAGGCAGCGGCTAAAAATATTGTGCCAGTGACGTTAGAGCTTGGTGGGAAATCACCGAACATCGTATTTGCAGATGCGCCGATGGAACAGGCATTGGACGGTGTACTACGTGCCATCATTCAAAATGCAGGACAAACTTGCTCAGCAGGCGCACGTTTACTGATTGAAGAAAGTGCAAAAGAGGTGTTTTTAACCCAACTAGTGGAGCGATTTAAAGTGCTCAAAGTGGGTCCAGGAGAAGCAGATCTAGATATGGGGCCATTATTAAATAAACGTCAATTTATGAATATTTCAGGGCGATTACAGCAAGCGAGGGAAGACGGCTATGTTGTAGTTGGTGGCGAAACATTGACGATTGAGGGCTATGGGAAAGGGTATTACGTTCAACCGACAATTCTTGATGGCATGGAAGATACCCACGTTCTAGCGCAGGAAGAAATATTCGGACCAGTCCTTACTGTCTTTTCATTTGACACAGTCGAAAAAGCAATTGCACTGGCCAATAGTACACAATACGGATTAGTAGCAGGTGTTTGGTCAAAGGATTTAGATACAGCGCATTATGTCGCAAGTCGTGTGCAGGCAGGGCAAGTGTTTATCAATAATTACGGAGCAGCAGGTGGTATTCAAATGCCATTTGGAGGATATAAGAAAAGCGGCATTGGGCGTGAAAAAGGCTTTGTTGCACTTCGAAATTATACACAAATGAAAAATATTGCTATTCGTTATGCTCTACCCAATTGA
- a CDS encoding SDR family NAD(P)-dependent oxidoreductase: MAVEQQVVIVTGAGGGMGQAILKHLLEQGKIVVGLDLSVASLADRESDVLQLHDVNVLHEDKVNEVFQNIYDKYGRIDGLVNAIGIAQAATPIEDVSINEWNRLMDVNVKSLFITTKAAVPYMKARKKGAIVTIASISAVRPRPGLQAYIASKGAAESFSRGLAIELAPHQIRVNTIHPGPADTQMLSQFAASNEDVEQTKQEVFVQSVPLGRLVDPTDIAGAVCYLLSDAASMVTGTTLHVDGGRGL; encoded by the coding sequence ATGGCAGTTGAGCAGCAAGTAGTGATTGTGACAGGTGCGGGTGGTGGTATGGGACAAGCTATTTTAAAGCATTTGCTAGAGCAAGGGAAAATTGTTGTTGGGCTTGATTTATCAGTAGCATCACTAGCTGATAGGGAAAGTGATGTGCTGCAACTCCATGATGTGAATGTGCTTCATGAGGATAAAGTAAATGAAGTTTTTCAAAATATTTATGACAAATATGGCCGAATCGATGGGCTTGTCAATGCGATTGGCATTGCACAGGCGGCGACACCTATTGAAGATGTATCGATAAATGAGTGGAATCGTTTAATGGACGTGAATGTGAAGAGTTTATTTATTACGACAAAAGCGGCTGTGCCCTATATGAAGGCACGTAAAAAAGGAGCGATTGTCACGATTGCCTCAATTTCAGCTGTACGGCCGCGCCCAGGGTTGCAAGCTTATATCGCATCAAAAGGAGCCGCGGAAAGTTTTTCTCGTGGGTTGGCCATTGAACTTGCGCCGCATCAAATTCGAGTGAATACTATTCATCCAGGGCCAGCCGATACACAAATGTTATCCCAATTTGCGGCATCAAATGAAGACGTTGAACAAACAAAGCAAGAAGTATTTGTCCAATCTGTCCCACTTGGTCGCCTAGTTGATCCTACAGATATTGCAGGAGCCGTTTGTTATTTACTTTCGGATGCAGCGAGTATGGTAACGGGTACGACGTTACATGTTGATGGGGGCCGTGGATTGTAA
- a CDS encoding tartrate dehydrogenase, producing MTATRIAIIPGDGIGKEVMKEAIKVLEVLQEQDHTLQIEATIFPWSSDYYLEHGRMMPNNALETLAQYDAILFGAIGDDRVPDDVTVWELIMPIRKQFQQYVNFRPIKSLSGIASPLANGKNIDFVIFRENAEGEYSNSGGRIYNDQPQEMTIQNTIMTRIGIENIVRAACNYAHKHHKTKITSATKSNAIIHSMKFWDEHTKRVLGNTSPTLQLESIYIDALVAYFVERPQDFEVVVASNLFGDILSDLGSALVGGLGLSPSANLNPEKEFPSMFEPVHGSAPNIAGKGIANPIAQIWSLALLFGHIGRPDVEELIVTAIEKVLREGSVKTADIGGQATTQEMGNAICEVIVAMKSIATGSD from the coding sequence ATAACAGCGACTCGAATAGCGATTATCCCAGGAGATGGCATTGGCAAGGAAGTAATGAAAGAAGCCATCAAAGTGCTGGAGGTTTTACAGGAACAGGATCATACACTACAAATAGAAGCAACAATATTTCCATGGAGTTCAGATTATTATCTAGAACATGGGCGTATGATGCCAAACAATGCGCTCGAAACATTGGCGCAATATGATGCGATATTATTTGGCGCAATTGGTGATGACCGCGTTCCTGATGATGTCACGGTGTGGGAGTTAATCATGCCGATACGCAAACAATTTCAGCAGTATGTAAACTTCCGACCGATTAAATCACTATCAGGTATTGCCTCACCGTTAGCAAATGGTAAGAATATTGATTTTGTCATTTTCCGAGAAAACGCTGAAGGGGAATATTCTAATAGTGGGGGACGTATATACAACGATCAACCGCAGGAAATGACCATTCAAAATACGATTATGACACGTATAGGTATTGAAAATATTGTGCGTGCTGCTTGCAATTATGCGCATAAACATCATAAAACGAAAATTACGAGTGCCACAAAGTCAAATGCCATCATACATTCGATGAAGTTTTGGGACGAGCACACGAAAAGGGTGCTCGGGAATACATCGCCAACACTTCAGTTGGAATCTATTTATATTGATGCGTTAGTGGCGTATTTTGTGGAGCGACCACAAGATTTTGAAGTCGTTGTGGCCTCGAATTTGTTTGGTGATATTTTATCGGATTTAGGATCTGCGCTTGTTGGGGGTCTTGGTCTTTCACCCTCTGCAAATCTCAATCCTGAAAAAGAGTTTCCGTCTATGTTTGAGCCTGTGCACGGTTCGGCACCTAATATTGCAGGAAAGGGAATTGCAAATCCAATCGCCCAAATTTGGTCACTTGCTTTACTGTTTGGACATATCGGTCGTCCAGATGTAGAGGAGCTTATTGTGACAGCGATTGAAAAGGTGCTAAGAGAAGGTAGTGTCAAAACTGCAGATATTGGCGGTCAGGCAACTACACAAGAAATGGGTAACGCGATTTGTGAAGTCATAGTAGCAATGAAATCAATAGCAACAGGGAGTGATTAA
- a CDS encoding M20 family metallopeptidase: MAFASLKKKASYVRDRKTVIELTQKLVRIESVYRENDPNGNEEEVANYIAQYLRDIGIETYVEEVVPGRPNVIGIIDSGKPGKTLLFEGHTDVVTEGNREAWMYDPFGAEIVDGRMYGRGTNDTKGNLACMITACQSLLLDQEAFTGKIILCIPCDEEGLMLGIKHFIKNGWADGVDGAIICEPQENNVCIAQRGAIRLQVDIFGKMAHGAISWSGINPNWRMARFIVELEKLEKEEQARLGRDPMLNWPSITPTILRAPVKGDAQINVIPDHCMTTLDIRTVPAQDHDELLGKIDAIIKRLQADDPDFKVELTVLDNRPATATPKEDPVVQAIYEAVAEVTEQKPIYNGVPGATDGTFLHVHGVPIVTVGAGDREIPHQINEYVDIEELAETTAIYRLAALKFLAGDKI; this comes from the coding sequence ATGGCATTTGCAAGCTTAAAAAAAAAGGCATCGTACGTACGTGATCGAAAGACAGTTATTGAGTTGACACAAAAATTAGTACGAATAGAAAGTGTGTATCGTGAAAATGATCCAAATGGCAATGAAGAAGAAGTAGCCAATTATATAGCGCAGTATTTACGAGATATTGGCATTGAAACATATGTAGAGGAAGTGGTGCCTGGTAGACCAAACGTTATTGGCATTATTGATTCTGGCAAACCAGGGAAAACGCTGCTGTTTGAAGGTCATACGGATGTTGTAACAGAAGGAAATCGTGAGGCATGGATGTATGATCCATTCGGCGCAGAAATTGTGGACGGTCGTATGTATGGACGCGGCACAAATGATACAAAAGGAAATCTTGCCTGTATGATTACAGCTTGTCAGTCCTTGCTGCTAGATCAGGAGGCGTTTACAGGCAAAATTATTTTATGTATTCCTTGTGATGAAGAGGGATTGATGCTTGGTATTAAGCATTTCATTAAAAACGGCTGGGCTGACGGAGTAGATGGTGCAATTATTTGTGAGCCACAAGAAAATAATGTGTGTATTGCACAGCGTGGTGCGATTCGCTTACAGGTAGATATTTTCGGTAAAATGGCACACGGTGCGATATCTTGGAGTGGCATTAACCCGAACTGGCGTATGGCGCGCTTTATTGTAGAGCTTGAAAAATTAGAAAAAGAAGAGCAGGCACGTTTAGGGAGAGACCCTATGTTGAACTGGCCCTCGATTACGCCAACAATTTTACGTGCTCCAGTAAAAGGGGATGCGCAAATTAATGTGATTCCAGATCACTGTATGACGACGCTCGATATTCGGACGGTGCCAGCGCAAGATCATGATGAGCTCCTTGGCAAAATTGATGCCATTATTAAACGCTTACAAGCGGATGATCCAGACTTCAAGGTGGAGTTGACGGTATTAGATAACCGACCAGCGACAGCAACCCCGAAGGAAGATCCTGTCGTACAAGCGATCTATGAAGCGGTTGCAGAAGTAACAGAACAAAAACCGATTTATAACGGTGTACCCGGTGCAACAGATGGCACATTCCTCCATGTGCATGGTGTGCCAATTGTGACAGTAGGTGCTGGTGATCGCGAAATTCCGCATCAAATTAATGAGTATGTGGATATTGAAGAATTAGCCGAAACGACAGCGATTTATCGTTTGGCAGCACTAAAGTTTCTTGCGGGCGATAAAATATGA
- a CDS encoding YusW family protein — protein MKLFRGILTLPLLVGLLYACNNNDADVDKDKEVTGNNGTVNETTNNNNTGTTEPIHNEEEKEKTAIKATDVKYSFTDFDLEVEYADNKSYDVEYENDGNYIYAEVDDEITGVEHKGDQAYEKIVKALEQLKFDKATSDEDVRKEVMKAFALDENYQYFDLEVKFDNGEEKHYHLNK, from the coding sequence ATGAAATTATTTAGAGGAATTCTTACACTGCCATTATTAGTAGGATTATTGTACGCCTGTAACAATAACGATGCAGATGTAGATAAGGATAAGGAAGTTACAGGAAATAATGGTACGGTTAATGAAACAACGAATAATAATAACACAGGAACAACGGAACCAATTCATAATGAGGAAGAAAAAGAAAAGACGGCAATTAAAGCGACAGATGTAAAATATTCATTTACGGACTTTGATTTAGAGGTAGAGTATGCGGATAATAAATCCTATGATGTTGAATATGAAAACGATGGAAATTATATTTATGCGGAAGTAGATGATGAAATAACAGGTGTTGAGCATAAAGGTGATCAAGCTTACGAAAAAATTGTCAAAGCATTAGAACAACTTAAATTTGATAAAGCTACTAGCGATGAGGATGTTCGTAAAGAAGTGATGAAGGCATTTGCTTTAGATGAGAACTATCAGTACTTTGACCTTGAAGTGAAATTCGATAATGGTGAAGAAAAACATTATCATTTAAATAAATAA
- a CDS encoding cupin domain-containing protein, with protein sequence MNNPYYMNVHPNPYFSYVPMYNWGNNWGSDYWNMSNGASYTNPFSPYQNSQDMTYSPSLKDHGREPFVVNLNQAAKHNNNFRTAIWTGKHMQLTLMSINVGEDIGLENHPNVDQFIRIERGHGLVQMGKNKNNLNFVHIVGEDDAIIVPAGTWHNVINTGHTSLKLSTIYAPPNHPFGTVHRTKAEAEAAEG encoded by the coding sequence ATGAATAATCCTTATTATATGAATGTCCACCCTAATCCTTATTTCAGTTATGTACCAATGTATAACTGGGGGAATAATTGGGGTTCTGATTATTGGAATATGTCAAATGGAGCGAGTTATACAAACCCATTTTCGCCGTACCAAAATAGCCAAGATATGACTTATAGTCCTAGTTTAAAAGATCATGGAAGAGAACCGTTTGTTGTGAACCTCAATCAAGCAGCCAAGCACAATAACAACTTCCGCACTGCCATATGGACTGGAAAACATATGCAATTGACTTTGATGAGTATTAACGTTGGAGAAGATATAGGCTTGGAGAATCATCCTAATGTTGATCAATTTATACGTATTGAGCGCGGTCATGGACTAGTTCAAATGGGGAAAAACAAAAATAATTTAAACTTTGTCCATATTGTAGGTGAGGATGATGCCATTATCGTACCTGCTGGAACATGGCATAATGTAATTAATACTGGCCATACATCGTTAAAACTTTCGACAATTTATGCACCGCCAAATCACCCTTTCGGAACGGTTCATAGAACGAAAGCGGAGGCCGAAGCTGCTGAAGGTTAG